The Methanohalophilus portucalensis DNA window CCATCCGGTGGCCTGACCAGACTGTTCAGGTCTCTCTGTATCACAAAATCCTCAGCCGGGCCTATAAAGGGGTCTTTACAAACCGAGTCTCCTATATGAGTGTGACAGTTGGTAAAACAAGGAGCAATAATATTTTCAGAAGATGTAGGCTCCTCACATACTTCATGTATGATACCGTCCTTGATACATACATAACCTTTCATCAAAGACAGATCATCCCCATAGAGGATATTGCCATAAATAACCTGTTCACGTGTCATTGAAGACATAATCCTGTATTCATATGCATTAATAATTAAAAAATTAACGCTGGACATTTCCTATTTAAATTTTACAGTTACATCCTTTTTTCCTGAGAGCGTCTTTTTGCTCATCGATGGATGTTATAAGAATGTCCTGTCTGGATTCCCCTGTTGCAAGGAGGGGATCTAGGGGACTGTTGTGGTTATACCCTCGTTTTTGCATTTCGCTAACAAGGGTCTCATGGCGCAGGTACAGGGCGTGCAATTTACCTTTCCAGCGAAGAGTTTCAGGATGATTGGAATAAGCCTTTTTATTTTTAGTGATAATGGACCAGAGAGCATGCAATTCCCTGTGTTCTCCAAGCAGATGCTGTCTGCAAAGT harbors:
- a CDS encoding pyrimidine dimer DNA glycosylase/endonuclease V — translated: MRIWDLPPSELCRQHLLGEHRELHALWSIITKNKKAYSNHPETLRWKGKLHALYLRHETLVSEMQKRGYNHNSPLDPLLATGESRQDILITSIDEQKDALRKKGCNCKI